ACATGTTTACTGGGCAATCGGGATGAAAATAGTTTCGCCGACTTTAAGGTCGCGCGATGGATTGACGATCTTATTGGCATTTTGAATATTCTTAATTGTAGAGCCGTGATCGCGGGCGATTTTACTGAGCGTATCACCAGAGCGCACGACATAAGGTTTACCAGTCTTGGGAAAATCATCCGAGAAATGAACTGGAGTTGCGATCTGAGGCTGGTTTTCTACCGCATTGGCGATCGAGTTAATGGCAGCTTGAGTTTCTTTGGCCAGTGCACTGACTTGACGATTTACTTCAGTTAAAATCTGTTGCTTCTGAGATTCATCGGCTGAGCGATACTCACGACGCAAGGTTTCGATGGCAGAAGCCAGATTAGTGATTTGCGCTTCCGTATCACGATTGGAGCTAGCAGCCGCCACTTGTGCGCGCAGGCGCGCGTTTTCCCGATGCAGTTCTTCGATCTCCAGGCGCAGGGTTTTCAGGCTCTGGCTTAATAGACTCACGTCTTGGTTTAGATTGGCGACGGTCACGCGTAGGTTGTCCTGTGCCGCCGACTGAGTGACGAAGGTGCAGAGAGTACAAAGGCATAAAAGCGCCGTAATGAGAGACTTGATCATAAAAAAGACGATTTCGGCACAACTAGAAATGTCAAAGAAAAGAGTTGGTGATTGAGCGTATTCAGTGCGAGAATTAGTCACCATGATCGAACAAAGCCAATACTGGGTGCATGATTTAAGCCCCTTCCTGATCCGTTTTCCAGAGAACCCGATAGGGCTGGATGGTATACGCTACTATGGACTCGCTTATTTACTGGGCTTCCTGGGGGCTTGGCTTCTGCTCAAACTCTATGACCTGAAGGGAAAATTCGCCATCGATGCGGACGCACGTGCGACGCTAATGACGGCGATCATTGTAGGCGTGTTGGCCGGTGGACGCCTGGGCTACATGCTCCTCTATGATCTCGAAGCGTTCTTAGCCAACCCACTACTGATCCTGCGAGTGGATCAAGGCGGTATGGCAAGTCATGGCGGTTTCGTAGGTGTGATGTTGGCGCTCGTTTGGTTTGCACGGAAGCATAAGTGCGGCGTACTCCCACTGGGAGATGTTGTTGTCACACTGGCACCGCTGGGCTTAATGTTCGGGCGTATTGCCAACTTTATAAATGGCGAACTGTGGGGGCGCGTCACGACTGTCAGCTGGGCTGTGATTTTCCCTGACAGCCCTAAAAACTACAATGCAATCCTACAAAGCTATGGCCCGGAGCCGCGCCATCCTTCGCAGCTGTACGAGGCCGCGCTGGAAGGCGGCCTCATGCTCGCCTATGTACAGTGGCGTTTTTGGCGCACTCGCCCTCCCGCCGGACAGTTAGGAGGCGAATTTCTAATCGGCTACGGAATCGTGCGCATTTTGGGTGAGTTTTTCCGCGAGCCAGATGCCGCCCTACTGCTCGGCTTGAGCCGCGGACAGTTTTACTCCGTCTTTATGATTCTAGCAGGCATCCTGACCATCTGGATCGCGCGCAGACGAGCCAAGCTTCACGGCTAGCATTGATAGTTGGCAACAAATACTAGCGGAAGCAGAGAACTGGTACCCGACAGCGGCGCAACAACTCTGTAGTGGTGCTACCGATCAATAGCTCACGAATACGACTGTGCCCATACGCTCCGAGTAACAACAGATCTATTTTTGTTTGCTCAACATAGTTAGCGATGGCGGTTTCCACTTCTCCGTTTAGAATTTGGCATTGAGGAAACAAACCGGCCGCTTGCAATTTGGATTCTGCATCTTGCAGGCGCTGTGTCGCTTCTTCTTCCTTATGCCCCTCAACGCAAACAATCAGGTGCAGATCCATTGAACGAAAAGGTTCATTGGCAGCGATATAATCGAGTGCTTTCTGGCAACTGGTGCCACCGTCGTATGCAATCGCGACTTCAGAGATGGGTTTAAATTGTCGATTCGTCACCAGGCAAGGTTGCTCTACAGAACGTAACACCCGTTCGAGCATAGAGCCAAGGTGCTCGGTCGCGAAATTGACGTTCTCACCACGCTTACCCAGCAAGACCAAATCTGCGACGTCGGCATAGTCCGACATCACTTCCACCAGTAGACCGGTCTCATGGTGGAAAGTAATTTGACTCTCGTCGACGCCTGCATCTTTAAGCGTCTTCAGTGCGTGCTCCTGCACGAAGTCCGCCTTGATCTCTTCAACCTCATGCATCTGAGAAATCATGCCCTCGAAGGGTTGAATGCCCAAACTGCCACTAAAATCTGCCACAGCAGGAATTTCAAATTGGCGAAGATCGGTGACATAAAGCACACTGATCGCAGCTTGGGTTTGTTGACTGAGCCATGCGCCATAGAGGCATGCTTCGTGAGAATAACTAGAACCGTCGGTGCAGATAAGAATATTTTTCATCGCGATGTGGGGTTAATTTTTGTCATGAAATGACCTTTGCTTATTCTGCACTCAATTGTGTTCCGCATTCGGCATAGAGCAATAGAAAACCGCGCCTCGAATGAAGCGCGGTTTGCATAAAAACAGACTCGATCGAAAACCTAAGCTTTCAGCACAAAACCGTCTGGAACGATCGTATCCTTACACACGACCAAAACTCCATCGCGAATCGCGATATCGAGTTCGGGGCCAAATTTATCGGGCAGGCCCGTTGGATCGAGCACCACATTATTTCCGATACGCACACTCTTATCCAAAATAGCGTTTTTAACGATGCAGTTTTTCCCGACCCCCAGATCCGGACGGCCCAGAACTTTATTCTCTTCAAGATCCTCGACCGTTTCGAAGCTATCCGCCCCCATCATCACTACATTCTCAAAAAGAGTCTTATCGCGCACGACTGAACGCACCCCAAGCGTCGAATGCTTGATGGTTGCATCCGTAACGATACAACCATCTGCTAGAATCGCACGATCGACCACGCAAGAATTAATCTTAGAGGCTGGCAGAAAACGTGCATGAGTAAAGATACGTGCTTCTTCATCAAAGAAGTTAAACGGCGGCACAGGATCTGTCAGGCGAATGTTGGCATCGAAAAAGGCCTTCACGGTGCCAATGTCTTCCCAATAGTCGTCGAAAACATAGCTGCACATCTTAGACTGCCCCAGTAGGCCAGGGATAATTTCCTTACCAAAGTCAGTGGTATCCGTCTTCAACGCTTCAATCAATGTATTGGCGTTAAAGACATAAATACCCATCGAGGCGAGGCAGTAGTCTCGATCACCAGGATTCTTCATTTTCTGGCGCACCCCATCTCCCACCGCGAGACCTTTGATCAGTTCGGGATCGGTCGGCTTTTCAACAAACTCAGTGATCTCCAAATCATCATTGATACGCATGAGGCCCAAGCCTTCCGCCTCGTCGAGGCCCAGTGGCTTCGCGGTAATGGTCACTTCAGCTCCGGAAGCATCGTGTTCACGTACAACATCTGCCAGGTCCATGCGATAAAGCTGGTCACCGGATAGAATCACATACAGGTCGCCCTCACTGTGCCCCTGAAAGTGATGCATATTTTGGCGAACCGCATCCGCAGTCCCCTGATACCAAGACTCGCCCTGGTTCGTTTGTTCCGCTGAAAGAATATCGACAAAACCGCCCGCGTAGGGGTCAAATTTGTAAGATTCTTGAATGTGCCGGTGCAGTGAAGCGGTATTAAATTGTGACAGAACGTAAATCTGGTTATAACCGGAGTTCAGGCAATTACTAATCGGAATATCAACGAGACGATACTTACCAGCGAGCGGAACCGCTGGCTTACAACGATCTCGTGTCAAAGGGCTAAGACGTGAGCCGCGACCGCCGCCCATAATTATGCAGATGATTTTTCGTTTTTTCATATGTTTGAGGTATCCGAGTGGTCAATAAGCTTGAAAAGCTAAACGCACTCTGAGCTTATTTGAAGCTTTATGTGTGGAATTGTTGGATATATCGGCCGCGATCGAGCGGGAAGTATAATGCTAGATGGATTGAAGCGCTTGGAATACCGAGGCTACGACTCATCAGGAATGGTTGTCGCCGCAGGACAAGGCTTCGAGCAAATTAAGCGCACGGGACGTGTCGTCAACCTGGAGAACGCTCTTGAAGAGCGCCAACTTGGCGGCAATCTAGGCATCAGCCATACCCGCTGGGCGACGCACGGCGACGTGACTGAAGCAAATGCGCACCCGCATACCAGTAGCGATGGTAAGATTTCGCTCGTGCACAATGGTGTCATCGAAAACTACACAGGAATGAAAGAGTTCTTGATCGAGAAGGGCTACACTTTCCAGTCAGAGACCGACTCCGAGGCACTTTGTAACCTCATCGCTTACCACTACGAGAAAGAGCCGAAAGACGGCCCCAAAAATCCATTCCTGGAAGCTGTTCGTAAGAGCCTGCGCCACGTAGAAGGCACTTATGGCATCGCGGTCATTTGCCCTGATTTCCCCGATGAATTAATCGGTGCTCGCAAGGGTTCCCCTCTCATTATCGGCATCGGTAAAGGTGAAAACCTGCTAGCTTCGGACGTCAACGCGATTACCCACTGCACGCAGAATGTCGTCTACCTCAATGACAACGAAGTCGTGCACTTACAAAACAACGACTTCTCGATCACAACCGTTTCTAGTAAAAATGTGGAAGCGGTCATTCATAAGGTCGACTGGGACACTTCAGAGGCTGAACTGGGCGACTACGACCACTTCATGCAGAAGGAAATCTTCGAGCAACCCACTTCTTTGAAGAATGGTATGCGCGGACGCTTTTCTGACGATGCCAGCACCGCAGTCTTTGGCGGACTGAATCTGAGCCCGCAGGAGCTGCGCCAAGTGGACCGTATACTCTTTTTAGCCTGCGGCACCGCGTGGCACTCCTGCCTGGTGGCCGAATATTTAATCGAACGCTTCGCTCGCATCCCGGTCGAAGTAGAATACGCCTCAGAATTCCGCTATCGCAACTCACCACTGGACAAGAATACCCTGGTGATCGCCATCAGCCAATCCGGCGAAACGATCGATACACTGGGTGCGCTCCGCGAAGCGAAGCGTAAGGGCTACCGCACACTGGCGATTAATAATAGTGTGGGCTCAACTATTGCCCGCGAAAGCGATGGCGGCATCTACCAGCACGCAGGTCCCGAAATTGGGGTCGCGTCGACCAAGGCCTTTACCTCACAAATCATGATTTGTGCCATGCTGGCGCTCTACTT
The nucleotide sequence above comes from Coraliomargarita algicola. Encoded proteins:
- a CDS encoding LysM peptidoglycan-binding domain-containing protein, producing MIKSLITALLCLCTLCTFVTQSAAQDNLRVTVANLNQDVSLLSQSLKTLRLEIEELHRENARLRAQVAAASSNRDTEAQITNLASAIETLRREYRSADESQKQQILTEVNRQVSALAKETQAAINSIANAVENQPQIATPVHFSDDFPKTGKPYVVRSGDTLSKIARDHGSTIKNIQNANKIVNPSRDLKVGETIFIPIAQ
- the lgt gene encoding prolipoprotein diacylglyceryl transferase is translated as MIEQSQYWVHDLSPFLIRFPENPIGLDGIRYYGLAYLLGFLGAWLLLKLYDLKGKFAIDADARATLMTAIIVGVLAGGRLGYMLLYDLEAFLANPLLILRVDQGGMASHGGFVGVMLALVWFARKHKCGVLPLGDVVVTLAPLGLMFGRIANFINGELWGRVTTVSWAVIFPDSPKNYNAILQSYGPEPRHPSQLYEAALEGGLMLAYVQWRFWRTRPPAGQLGGEFLIGYGIVRILGEFFREPDAALLLGLSRGQFYSVFMILAGILTIWIARRRAKLHG
- a CDS encoding glucose-1-phosphate adenylyltransferase — its product is MKKRKIICIIMGGGRGSRLSPLTRDRCKPAVPLAGKYRLVDIPISNCLNSGYNQIYVLSQFNTASLHRHIQESYKFDPYAGGFVDILSAEQTNQGESWYQGTADAVRQNMHHFQGHSEGDLYVILSGDQLYRMDLADVVREHDASGAEVTITAKPLGLDEAEGLGLMRINDDLEITEFVEKPTDPELIKGLAVGDGVRQKMKNPGDRDYCLASMGIYVFNANTLIEALKTDTTDFGKEIIPGLLGQSKMCSYVFDDYWEDIGTVKAFFDANIRLTDPVPPFNFFDEEARIFTHARFLPASKINSCVVDRAILADGCIVTDATIKHSTLGVRSVVRDKTLFENVVMMGADSFETVEDLEENKVLGRPDLGVGKNCIVKNAILDKSVRIGNNVVLDPTGLPDKFGPELDIAIRDGVLVVCKDTIVPDGFVLKA
- the glmS gene encoding glutamine--fructose-6-phosphate transaminase (isomerizing); protein product: MCGIVGYIGRDRAGSIMLDGLKRLEYRGYDSSGMVVAAGQGFEQIKRTGRVVNLENALEERQLGGNLGISHTRWATHGDVTEANAHPHTSSDGKISLVHNGVIENYTGMKEFLIEKGYTFQSETDSEALCNLIAYHYEKEPKDGPKNPFLEAVRKSLRHVEGTYGIAVICPDFPDELIGARKGSPLIIGIGKGENLLASDVNAITHCTQNVVYLNDNEVVHLQNNDFSITTVSSKNVEAVIHKVDWDTSEAELGDYDHFMQKEIFEQPTSLKNGMRGRFSDDASTAVFGGLNLSPQELRQVDRILFLACGTAWHSCLVAEYLIERFARIPVEVEYASEFRYRNSPLDKNTLVIAISQSGETIDTLGALREAKRKGYRTLAINNSVGSTIARESDGGIYQHAGPEIGVASTKAFTSQIMICAMLALYLGRLRDLSYGDGIEIVKALQKVPEQVEEILKQDAKIAEIAKKYAKYEDCLFLGRQLMFPIALEGALKLKEISYIHAEGYPAAEMKHGPIALICEECPSVFLAASGEIFQKSLANVQEVKARKGKVIFVASEECDIPEGLADDTIIVPECHEIVQPILMCIPIQLFSYYVALERGCDVDKPRNLAKSVTVE
- a CDS encoding universal stress protein, with translation MKNILICTDGSSYSHEACLYGAWLSQQTQAAISVLYVTDLRQFEIPAVADFSGSLGIQPFEGMISQMHEVEEIKADFVQEHALKTLKDAGVDESQITFHHETGLLVEVMSDYADVADLVLLGKRGENVNFATEHLGSMLERVLRSVEQPCLVTNRQFKPISEVAIAYDGGTSCQKALDYIAANEPFRSMDLHLIVCVEGHKEEEATQRLQDAESKLQAAGLFPQCQILNGEVETAIANYVEQTKIDLLLLGAYGHSRIRELLIGSTTTELLRRCRVPVLCFR